The following DNA comes from Chryseobacterium gallinarum.
AATACAGGTAATCGGCTGCTCCGGTTTCCATTTTTCCAGAACCAGGTATTCATCATCAAAACGGTTTCCCAGATCAAAAGAAACCAGTTTTACTTCTCCATTGGTATTGATGGTAAGGATTTTATCATCGCCTTTGAAACTTCCCAATAAGGTACCTCTTGCGTCTGCATTCAGCCTTCTTACGGTATCATCAAACCATATTCTTCTTGGAGCCAGGGTAGAAACTCCTTCTTCTTTCAGATCTACTTTCTTTACCGCGTATTTTGTTACGAGATTTCCTTTGGAATCACGTCCTTTGATGGCGAGATCGGAAAAATTGATCTCCATTTTATTCTTCCTGATTCTTGGGTTGGGCTTTAATAATACTGTTACCGTTTCTGCTTCTCCGTTGGGATTGGCAGAGAAGTATAATGTTTCGGATCCTTTTTTATCGGAAGCTAAAGGATAGTCCGTATTCCGGGTTACTCCGGTTACAGAGAAACGTTTCATATAATAAGGTCCTTCCCGGCCTTCCCGGTAGATCATATTATACACCGTTCTTTTATCATTTTTCTTCCAGACCGCTACATGGAGGATATCTTTCCCGATAAATGTTTTTGCTTCCACTTTTACCACTTTCATGCTGCCGTCTTTCCGGAATGTAATGATATCGTCTATATCGGAGCAGTCGAACAGATATTGATCTTTTTTTAACGAAGTTCCTATGAAACCTTCTTCAAAATTGGCATAGAATTTTTCATTGGCAACGGCTACTTTGGTAGCATCAATGGTATCAAAAATTCTAAGTTCGGTTCTTCTTTGTTTATCTTTTCCGTATTTCTTCTGGATATTTAAGTAATAATCAATGGCATAGGCTATCAGATTGGCCAGGTTATGTTTTACCTGTTCTATTTTACCTTCAAGAGCCGCGATATTCTCTTTAAATTTATCCAGATCGAATCTTGATATCCTTTTGATCCTGATCTCAGTAAGTTTTAGAATATCTTCTTCCGTGACTTCTCTCAAAAGGTGTCCGGTATGTGGTTTTAAACCTTCATCAATGGTTTTCAGGACTTCTTCCCACGTTTTTACTTCTTCAATATCATGATAAATCCTGTTTTCGATAAAAATCCTTTCCAATGAAGAAAAATGCCAGTTTTCCTGAAGTTCATGAAGCTCTATCTCAAGTTCTTTTTTCAGTAAAGAAACAGTATGATCCGTATTCATTTTCAGAATTTCGGAAACAGACATAAACATAGGCTTATCTCCTACAATTACACATGCATTCGGAGAAATTGTTACCTGGCAGTCTGTAAAGGCATAAAGGGCATCAATGGTTTTATCCGGAGAAACATCATTATGAATATGAATCAGGATTTCAACCTTATCTGAAGTATTGTCTTCAATTTTTTTGATTTTGATTTTCCCTTTCTCATTGGCTTTCAGGATAGAATCAATGAGGTCACTCGTTGTCTTGGAATAAGGCAGCTCAGAAATAACCAGTGTATGCTTATCTGTTTGGGTAATTTTAGCCCTGGCCCTTACTTTTCCTCCTCTATGACCGTCATTATACTCGGAAACATCCAGATATCCTGCCGTCAGAAAATCGGGAAAGAGCTCGAATTTTTTTCCTTTCAGATAGGCTACAGAGGCATTGATCAGCTCGTTAAAATTATGCGGGAGTATCTTGGTAGAAAGTCCTACCCCAATTCCTTCCACTCCCTGAGCCAGAAGCAGCGGGAATTTTACGGGAAGGTCGATGGGCTCATTATTCCGGCCATCGTAAGATTTAGCCCATTCCGTTGTTTTTGGATTAAAGACTACTTCCAGCGCAAAGGGTGTTAACCTTGCTTCAATATATCTTGCAGCAGCAGCAGAGTCACCGGTATAGATATTTCCCCAGTTTCCCTGGGTATCGATCAGTAATTCTTTTTGCCCGATCTGCACCATTGCATCAGTAATTGAAGCATCACCGTGAGGATGATATTTCATGGTATTTCCCACGATATTGGCTACTTTATTGTAGCGGCCGTCTTCCAATTCACGCATAGAGTGCATGATTCTTCTCTGAACCGGTTTTAAGCCATCATATACTGAAGGAATGGCTCTATCTAGAATTACATAAGAAGCATAATCCAGGAACCAGTCTTTATAGAGACCCGAAACTTTCTTTAAGCTTTCACTCTCATGCGAATATTCTTCTGTCGTCATCTGTTTTTTAATCTTTTTTCTCCTTATTAGCTTTCACTACTTTGTTCAGAGAGAGTTTTAAATCGTTTACTTCTTTTTGTGTCAGATAAGAAATCTGGT
Coding sequences within:
- a CDS encoding DNA gyrase/topoisomerase IV subunit A encodes the protein MTTEEYSHESESLKKVSGLYKDWFLDYASYVILDRAIPSVYDGLKPVQRRIMHSMRELEDGRYNKVANIVGNTMKYHPHGDASITDAMVQIGQKELLIDTQGNWGNIYTGDSAAAARYIEARLTPFALEVVFNPKTTEWAKSYDGRNNEPIDLPVKFPLLLAQGVEGIGVGLSTKILPHNFNELINASVAYLKGKKFELFPDFLTAGYLDVSEYNDGHRGGKVRARAKITQTDKHTLVISELPYSKTTSDLIDSILKANEKGKIKIKKIEDNTSDKVEILIHIHNDVSPDKTIDALYAFTDCQVTISPNACVIVGDKPMFMSVSEILKMNTDHTVSLLKKELEIELHELQENWHFSSLERIFIENRIYHDIEEVKTWEEVLKTIDEGLKPHTGHLLREVTEEDILKLTEIRIKRISRFDLDKFKENIAALEGKIEQVKHNLANLIAYAIDYYLNIQKKYGKDKQRRTELRIFDTIDATKVAVANEKFYANFEEGFIGTSLKKDQYLFDCSDIDDIITFRKDGSMKVVKVEAKTFIGKDILHVAVWKKNDKRTVYNMIYREGREGPYYMKRFSVTGVTRNTDYPLASDKKGSETLYFSANPNGEAETVTVLLKPNPRIRKNKMEINFSDLAIKGRDSKGNLVTKYAVKKVDLKEEGVSTLAPRRIWFDDTVRRLNADARGTLLGSFKGDDKILTINTNGEVKLVSFDLGNRFDDEYLVLEKWKPEQPITCIYYDGEKDIYFIKRFLLENTVNVQTFMPSDHPKSFIENVIVANGATAEIIFAKDKGKEREPETVNIDEFIAVKGIKAIGNQFTKFKVKAINITTPEPVEEEPEVYEEPESTGDTDEDGGIIGDLFQDGESEN